One segment of Deltaproteobacteria bacterium DNA contains the following:
- a CDS encoding MFS transporter produces the protein MNLKILFLLSLAHLVTDINQGAVPALLPFMKEALGLSYTAAGMVLLASNLTSSVIQPLFGYFSDRRPKAWLIPIGVLVAGLGVGLSGFSPNYGVLLLLVILGGLGVAAFHPEGFKTAHFFIGPKKASGMSIFAVGGNLGFALGPFSLAFLVTHFSLTGTLAYFFPGLIMAGFLIFLQPSLRYSTPSEQKETPSINRKSNTSYGKLVILILIVTMRSWMQMGLVTFIPFYYINHLKGDPLLAGKMVTTFLISGTIGTLVGARLADRWGHKNFLTLTMFLMIPLLILFLKIQGWG, from the coding sequence ATGAACCTTAAGATCTTATTTTTGTTAAGCCTGGCCCATTTGGTCACGGATATTAATCAAGGGGCCGTTCCGGCCCTTTTGCCCTTCATGAAAGAAGCTTTAGGACTTTCATACACCGCAGCCGGCATGGTCTTATTAGCCTCTAATCTGACCTCTTCGGTTATTCAGCCCCTTTTCGGTTATTTTTCGGACCGTCGCCCCAAAGCCTGGCTGATTCCCATTGGGGTACTGGTAGCCGGACTGGGCGTCGGCCTCTCCGGGTTCTCTCCGAATTACGGAGTCCTTCTCCTGCTGGTCATTTTAGGGGGATTGGGGGTCGCTGCTTTTCATCCGGAAGGATTTAAAACCGCCCATTTTTTTATCGGCCCAAAAAAGGCCTCAGGGATGTCTATCTTTGCCGTGGGGGGGAATCTGGGGTTTGCCTTGGGACCTTTTAGCCTGGCCTTTCTGGTAACCCATTTTTCCTTAACCGGGACCCTGGCCTATTTCTTCCCCGGTCTTATCATGGCCGGCTTTCTCATTTTCCTTCAGCCCAGTCTGCGCTATTCAACCCCTTCGGAACAAAAAGAAACCCCTTCAATCAACCGGAAATCAAACACTTCTTACGGGAAATTGGTGATTCTGATTTTGATTGTCACCATGAGGTCCTGGATGCAAATGGGGCTGGTGACCTTTATTCCTTTTTATTATATCAATCATTTAAAAGGAGATCCTCTGCTGGCCGGTAAAATGGTTACCACTTTCCTGATTTCAGGGACCATAGGGACCCTGGTGGGGGCCCGCTTGGCCGACCGCTGGGGACACAAAAATTTTCTTACCCTGACCATGTTTCTGATGATCCCCCTCCTCATCCTCTTTCTTAAAATTCAAGGCTGGGG